In the Flavobacterium acetivorans genome, one interval contains:
- a CDS encoding arylsulfatase, whose product MKKIFSVILITCFALKGISQERPNIIYILVDDMGYGDVGVFFQNQRMKSNDRSKPYQITPYLDQMAATGAIFTQQYCNAPVCAPSRGSLLTGVNQGNAHVRNNQFDKALEDNHTLGSVLKQAGYQTMAVGKWGLQGVAETGPNWPSHPLKRGFDSYYGYMRHMDGHEHYPYEGIYRGKKEVYDNYVNVADGLAKSYTTDLWTAVAKKQIVEHAKGNDADKPFFMYLAYDAPHAVLELPTQAYPNGLGLNGGVQWTGIKGQMINTASGVPDSFVYPEYADATYDNDNDPATAEIAWPDTYKRYATANRRIDDGVGDILQLLKDLKIDENTIVVFSSDNGASNEAYLPSPFVDYKSTFFESNGNFEGIKRDILEGGVRMPVLVNWPKNIQAGKVINTPSMLSDWMATFSDMAGVPAPARTDGVSLLPSLTAKGKQKETLVYVEYEGEGRTPNYKEFDPTHRNKKRGQQQLIRFGNYKGVRYDIKSADDNFEIFDVVKDPGEINNLALKPGFEKMQQQMKAAVLQLRRADAEAPRPYDTALIPEAEVSAKFFPGVVQQFFEGDFPWVVSEKELKAKEQKITKAIAADTQTHKKGMFLYTTFVKVPSDGKYSFSMKTSSKAFVRLHQARLFDADFAYKAGEELTEEVFLKAGYHPISVYLLKNSEANETMDIKWKPSGATDWKNLEATDLFQLKKRIK is encoded by the coding sequence ATGAAAAAAATATTTTCGGTTATACTGATAACTTGTTTTGCATTAAAAGGGATTTCACAAGAAAGACCTAATATCATTTACATTTTAGTAGATGACATGGGATATGGAGATGTAGGCGTTTTTTTCCAAAATCAACGCATGAAAAGTAATGACCGTTCCAAACCCTACCAAATTACGCCTTATTTAGACCAAATGGCCGCCACTGGAGCAATTTTTACACAACAATATTGTAATGCGCCAGTTTGTGCACCTTCAAGAGGCTCTTTGTTAACAGGGGTCAATCAGGGTAATGCACATGTTAGAAACAATCAATTTGACAAAGCGCTAGAAGACAATCATACTTTGGGAAGCGTTTTAAAACAAGCCGGCTACCAAACTATGGCTGTTGGAAAATGGGGATTACAGGGAGTAGCAGAAACTGGTCCTAACTGGCCTTCGCATCCTTTGAAGAGAGGATTTGACTCTTATTATGGATACATGCGTCATATGGATGGTCATGAACATTATCCTTATGAAGGTATCTACCGAGGTAAAAAAGAAGTGTACGACAATTATGTAAATGTGGCCGATGGACTTGCTAAATCATATACCACCGATCTGTGGACGGCTGTCGCCAAAAAACAGATAGTAGAGCACGCCAAAGGGAATGATGCAGACAAACCTTTCTTTATGTATCTTGCTTATGATGCACCACATGCCGTTTTAGAGTTGCCTACTCAGGCTTATCCAAATGGATTGGGTTTAAATGGAGGCGTACAATGGACAGGAATAAAAGGTCAGATGATTAATACCGCTTCGGGTGTTCCGGATAGCTTTGTGTATCCTGAATACGCAGATGCTACTTATGATAACGACAATGATCCAGCTACAGCAGAAATTGCTTGGCCAGATACTTACAAGCGTTATGCTACTGCCAATCGCCGTATTGATGATGGAGTTGGTGATATTTTACAATTATTGAAAGATCTAAAAATTGACGAAAATACAATTGTAGTTTTCTCTTCTGATAATGGTGCTTCAAATGAAGCTTATCTTCCATCACCATTCGTAGATTATAAATCAACATTTTTTGAGAGTAATGGTAATTTTGAAGGCATAAAAAGAGATATTTTAGAAGGAGGTGTTCGTATGCCAGTTTTGGTCAATTGGCCTAAAAATATTCAAGCAGGAAAAGTCATTAACACTCCGTCGATGTTATCTGATTGGATGGCTACTTTTTCGGATATGGCTGGCGTTCCAGCTCCTGCAAGAACAGATGGCGTTTCATTATTACCTTCTTTAACCGCTAAAGGAAAACAAAAAGAAACTCTTGTATATGTAGAATATGAAGGAGAAGGTAGAACACCTAATTATAAAGAATTTGACCCAACGCATAGAAACAAAAAACGTGGGCAACAACAATTAATCCGATTTGGAAATTATAAAGGCGTTCGTTACGATATTAAATCCGCAGACGACAATTTCGAAATCTTCGATGTTGTGAAAGACCCAGGCGAAATAAATAATCTGGCGCTAAAACCCGGTTTTGAAAAAATGCAACAGCAGATGAAGGCTGCCGTTTTGCAACTAAGACGTGCCGATGCCGAAGCTCCTCGTCCTTATGACACTGCTTTGATTCCTGAAGCTGAAGTTTCAGCTAAATTTTTCCCAGGAGTGGTACAGCAATTTTTTGAAGGCGATTTCCCTTGGGTGGTTTCGGAAAAAGAATTGAAAGCTAAAGAGCAAAAAATCACCAAAGCAATAGCTGCTGATACGCAAACCCATAAAAAGGGAATGTTTCTTTATACCACTTTTGTGAAAGTTCCATCCGATGGCAAATACAGTTTTTCAATGAAAACATCTTCTAAGGCTTTTGTGCGTTTGCACCAAGCGCGTCTTTTTGATGCTGATTTTGCTTACAAAGCGGGCGAAGAATTGACTGAAGAGGTGTTTTTGAAAGCAGGTTATCATCCAATTTCGGTTTATCTGCTAAAAAATTCGGAAGCAAATGAAACGATGGATATAAAATGGAAGCCATCGGGAGCCACTGATTGGAAAAATTTAGAAGCCACTGATTTATTTCAATTAAAAAAACGCATCAAATAA
- a CDS encoding alpha-L-fucosidase: MPNKQQLAWQKAEFGVVFHYDLHVFDESKYNQGTNRISPLVDYNIFNPKQLDVEQWVISAKAAGAKFAILTVTHETGFALFQSDVNPYSMKSLKWKDGKGDLFKDFTDACRKHDIKPGVYLGIRWNSFFGVHDFIVDGEPNSAMQKKRQAYYNTMVEGMVKEICTNYGPLFEIWFDGGASAPQKGAPDVLPIVKKYQPDCLFYHNDQLAEARWGGSESGMVNYPCWSTFPYNFTGSGESAIPGISKNGFQLLKEGDVNGKYWVPAMADAPLRGFNGRHEWFWEPGDEKSIYHLKELMNIYYKSVGRNATLIMGLTPDNTGLMPKEDVQRLKEWGQEIKRRFDFPLATTRGKGKIIELKLAQETSINQFLVQENIAKGHRIRAFSIQVYQKGKWLTVNKGTAIGNKYIFLSDKPIFTKKLRLVIDESVAEPDIINFSAYHVEEIDK, encoded by the coding sequence TTGCCAAACAAACAGCAATTGGCCTGGCAGAAGGCCGAATTTGGGGTGGTTTTTCATTATGATTTGCACGTATTTGATGAGTCAAAATACAACCAAGGTACCAACAGGATTAGCCCGTTAGTGGATTATAATATTTTTAATCCGAAACAATTGGATGTCGAACAATGGGTCATTTCTGCCAAAGCGGCGGGTGCAAAATTTGCTATACTTACCGTTACTCATGAAACCGGTTTCGCTTTGTTTCAATCGGATGTAAATCCGTATTCGATGAAGAGTTTGAAATGGAAAGATGGAAAAGGGGATCTTTTTAAGGATTTTACAGATGCTTGTCGCAAACACGATATCAAGCCAGGTGTTTATTTGGGTATTCGTTGGAATTCATTTTTTGGCGTACATGATTTCATCGTAGATGGTGAGCCCAATAGTGCAATGCAGAAAAAAAGGCAGGCCTATTACAATACAATGGTGGAAGGAATGGTAAAAGAAATTTGTACTAATTATGGCCCTTTGTTCGAAATATGGTTTGATGGGGGCGCCAGTGCCCCACAAAAAGGAGCGCCAGATGTATTGCCAATAGTGAAAAAGTACCAGCCTGATTGTTTGTTTTATCACAACGACCAGTTGGCCGAAGCACGTTGGGGCGGCTCTGAAAGTGGTATGGTGAATTATCCTTGCTGGTCTACATTTCCATACAATTTTACAGGTTCAGGAGAAAGTGCTATTCCCGGAATCTCTAAAAACGGATTTCAATTATTGAAAGAGGGAGATGTAAATGGAAAATATTGGGTACCAGCGATGGCCGATGCGCCTTTACGTGGTTTTAACGGAAGACATGAATGGTTTTGGGAACCTGGTGATGAAAAGAGTATTTATCATTTGAAAGAACTGATGAACATTTATTACAAATCAGTTGGAAGAAATGCTACTCTTATTATGGGATTAACACCGGATAACACCGGGCTTATGCCAAAAGAAGATGTACAACGCCTAAAGGAATGGGGTCAGGAGATAAAACGACGCTTTGACTTCCCTCTTGCTACTACAAGAGGAAAAGGAAAAATAATTGAATTGAAGTTGGCTCAAGAAACGTCAATCAATCAGTTTTTGGTGCAGGAAAACATTGCTAAAGGACATCGCATAAGGGCTTTCAGCATACAAGTTTATCAGAAAGGGAAATGGCTAACGGTAAACAAGGGCACTGCAATAGGGAATAAATATATTTTTCTATCTGACAAACCTATTTTTACAAAAAAGCTGAGGTTGGTGATTGATGAGTCAGTAGCGGAGCCGGATATAATAAATTTTTCGGCATATCATGTCGAAGAAATTGATAAATGA
- a CDS encoding sulfatase family protein, with amino-acid sequence MKRFNIPAIVLALSCSFCVQLSAQNKTAKRPNIVIIISDDHAFQAIGAYGNTMKPTPNIDRIAREGVLFNKGYVTNSICGPSRAVILTGKYSHKNGFKDNENSRFDGSQDSFIKQLKGSGYETAWIGKWHLETDPQGFDYWQILPGQGQYYNPDFHMMDGTKKRTEGYVSDIVEDVSENWLDNRDKDKPFCLVIGHKATHRTWIPDIQDMGKFDHVTFPLPHNFYDDYKNREAAKVQDMSIAKTMVMGYDLKVFKDEADTNQEGTVSRMNAEQRKKFDDYYLPIAADLKARNLKGKELTEWKFQRYMRDYLSTAVSLDRNIGRTLDYLDKNNLTENTIVIYMSDQGFYLGEHGWFDKRFIYEESFRTPMVMRYPGVVKPGTISNDLVMNLDIAPTMLDAAGVAIPKDEQGQSMLPLFTDKKAKGRDAIYYHYYENGEHSVSPHFGLRTKRYKLVRFYKRVSSWELYDLKKDPNEINNLYGKKGFEKITAQMKVELNKLIAQYEDQDARKILTAN; translated from the coding sequence ATGAAAAGATTTAATATACCAGCAATAGTGCTTGCCTTATCCTGTAGTTTTTGCGTTCAGCTATCGGCCCAAAATAAGACAGCAAAAAGACCCAATATTGTCATCATCATTTCGGATGACCATGCCTTTCAGGCCATTGGGGCCTATGGCAATACCATGAAACCAACGCCCAATATTGACCGTATTGCCCGCGAAGGGGTTCTGTTCAACAAAGGCTATGTAACCAATTCGATTTGCGGTCCAAGCCGCGCGGTGATTCTAACGGGCAAGTACAGCCATAAAAACGGATTTAAAGACAATGAAAACTCGCGTTTTGACGGAAGTCAGGATAGCTTCATCAAGCAACTAAAAGGCTCCGGTTATGAAACGGCTTGGATTGGAAAATGGCATCTGGAAACAGACCCCCAAGGTTTTGATTATTGGCAAATTTTACCCGGGCAAGGCCAGTACTACAATCCGGATTTCCACATGATGGACGGTACTAAAAAACGCACCGAAGGCTATGTCTCGGATATAGTCGAAGATGTTTCCGAAAACTGGTTGGACAACCGCGACAAAGACAAACCTTTTTGTCTGGTTATAGGCCATAAAGCCACCCATCGTACTTGGATACCGGATATTCAGGATATGGGGAAATTTGATCATGTAACTTTTCCTTTGCCTCATAATTTTTACGATGATTACAAAAATCGGGAAGCAGCCAAAGTCCAGGACATGTCCATTGCCAAAACCATGGTCATGGGATATGACTTGAAAGTCTTTAAAGACGAAGCTGATACCAATCAGGAAGGAACTGTTTCGAGAATGAACGCCGAGCAGCGTAAAAAGTTTGACGACTATTATTTGCCCATAGCAGCCGATTTGAAAGCTCGTAATCTAAAAGGAAAAGAATTGACCGAATGGAAATTTCAGCGCTACATGCGCGACTATTTGAGTACGGCAGTTTCATTGGACCGAAACATTGGGCGTACCTTGGACTATTTGGATAAAAATAATTTGACAGAGAATACCATCGTGATTTATATGTCGGATCAGGGATTTTATTTGGGGGAACACGGCTGGTTTGACAAGCGTTTTATTTATGAGGAATCCTTCAGAACTCCAATGGTGATGCGTTATCCGGGAGTGGTAAAACCCGGAACCATATCGAATGATTTGGTGATGAATCTGGATATTGCTCCTACGATGCTTGATGCGGCCGGAGTAGCCATCCCAAAAGACGAACAAGGACAATCGATGTTGCCCTTATTTACAGATAAAAAAGCAAAAGGACGTGACGCCATCTATTATCACTATTATGAAAATGGAGAACATTCGGTATCTCCTCATTTTGGTCTAAGAACCAAACGCTATAAATTGGTTCGTTTTTACAAAAGAGTGAGTTCTTGGGAATTGTATGATTTAAAGAAAGATCCTAACGAAATTAATAATTTATACGGGAAAAAAGGGTTTGAAAAAATCACCGCTCAGATGAAAGTGGAGCTCAACAAACTGATTGCCCAATACGAAGATCAGGATGCCAGAAAGATCTTGACGGCGAATTAA